One window of bacterium genomic DNA carries:
- a CDS encoding 2-oxoacid:acceptor oxidoreductase subunit alpha translates to MISFPVKKDDITIVLCGAAGQGVQTVEQLLTHLFKQTGYNLFSTKEYMSRVRGGSNSTELRVSSHKVQAYLDTIDLLFPLSREALDHVRRRISPGTIIIGEKEKLAPGGDDIPGIVDIPLSGLSQKIGGAIYSNIIIVGVIAALFNIDRKAIEEYLRDRFGKKGEQVVAKNIEAVDAGYEFGDGLTSSGTVSIELTRDAGVEDDIIINGGEAVGLGAIAGGCNFMSSYPMTPSTPVLTFLAQHSKEFGIIVEQAEDEIAAINMTLGAWYAGARGLVTTSGGGFALMAEGLSLAGIIESPMVIHLAQRPGPATGLPTRTEQGDLEFALYAGHGEFPRVLFAPGTLEDAFHLTRKAFAVADKYQVPVFVLTDQYFIDSYYNIPQLDISDGKIDRHIVETDTGYKRYAFSDSGISPRGIPGLGKGLVVVDSDEHDEEGHITENHDMRIRMMDKRLKKLDAVVNEAVPPELIGKKDASTVVICWGSTFPIVREAVERLSRNDMAVLYFKQVYPLHPGTGSFFKHARKRVIVENNATSQFGRLLKLHADIDITTRILKYDGLPFSVEELEKRLLEVI, encoded by the coding sequence ATGATATCATTTCCGGTAAAAAAAGACGACATTACCATTGTCCTCTGCGGCGCCGCAGGCCAGGGAGTGCAGACGGTCGAGCAGCTCCTTACTCACCTGTTCAAACAGACCGGGTACAATCTTTTCTCCACGAAAGAGTATATGTCGCGTGTCCGGGGCGGCAGCAATTCAACCGAGCTCCGGGTGTCCTCACACAAAGTTCAGGCTTATCTGGACACCATCGACCTCCTGTTCCCCCTGAGCCGGGAAGCCCTTGACCATGTCAGGCGACGTATTTCGCCCGGCACAATCATAATCGGCGAAAAGGAAAAACTCGCACCCGGCGGCGATGACATTCCCGGAATTGTCGATATTCCGCTTTCCGGGCTTTCGCAGAAAATCGGCGGCGCCATCTACTCGAATATTATCATCGTCGGTGTAATCGCCGCGCTTTTCAACATTGACCGGAAAGCTATCGAAGAGTATCTCAGGGATCGTTTCGGGAAAAAAGGCGAGCAGGTTGTCGCAAAGAACATCGAAGCTGTTGACGCAGGTTATGAATTCGGGGATGGATTGACCTCATCGGGGACGGTATCCATCGAGCTGACGAGGGATGCCGGTGTTGAGGACGATATCATCATCAATGGCGGTGAAGCTGTCGGTCTGGGAGCGATTGCAGGCGGATGCAATTTCATGTCGTCATACCCGATGACTCCCTCAACGCCGGTCCTGACATTTCTCGCCCAGCATTCGAAGGAATTCGGCATCATCGTCGAGCAGGCGGAGGACGAGATCGCGGCGATCAACATGACTCTCGGCGCATGGTATGCGGGAGCGCGCGGCCTGGTGACCACATCGGGAGGCGGATTCGCCCTCATGGCGGAAGGATTGAGCCTCGCCGGTATCATCGAATCGCCGATGGTTATCCATCTCGCCCAGCGCCCCGGACCGGCAACCGGCCTCCCGACACGGACGGAACAGGGCGACCTCGAGTTCGCACTTTATGCGGGGCACGGCGAATTTCCCCGGGTTTTATTCGCGCCCGGCACTCTCGAGGATGCGTTCCATCTCACCCGGAAGGCATTCGCTGTCGCCGACAAATACCAGGTTCCGGTTTTTGTGCTGACCGACCAGTATTTCATCGATTCCTACTATAACATCCCTCAACTCGATATATCCGACGGAAAGATCGACCGGCATATCGTGGAAACCGACACCGGGTACAAACGGTACGCTTTTTCCGATAGCGGTATCTCTCCCCGCGGGATTCCCGGTCTGGGCAAGGGACTTGTCGTGGTTGACAGCGACGAGCATGACGAGGAAGGCCATATCACGGAAAACCACGACATGCGAATCCGAATGATGGATAAACGGCTCAAAAAACTCGATGCGGTTGTCAATGAAGCGGTTCCGCCCGAGCTTATCGGGAAAAAAGACGCCTCGACGGTCGTCATATGCTGGGGCTCGACCTTCCCCATTGTCCGCGAGGCGGTCGAGCGGTTAAGTCGTAACGATATGGCGGTGCTCTATTTCAAACAGGTCTACCCGCTCCATCCCGGTACCGGCAGTTTTTTCAAGCACGCCCGTAAACGGGTGATCGTGGAAAACAACGCGACATCGCAGTTTGGCCGCCTGCTGAAACTGCATGCGGACATTGACATTACAACCAGGATTCTCAAGTACGACGGTCTTCCGTTTTCGGTCGAGGAACTCGAAAAGAGACTTCTTGAAGTTATATAA
- a CDS encoding sulfatase translates to MNSHHGSSPGNTFSRRNFMKVAGAAAAASPLVAGAQSSRRNIVFVLIDDLRYDAMGFMGHPVLRTPHIDRLAGNGVHLKNAFVTTSLCSPSRASILTGLYAHEHQILDNSTRLPDSTITFPKLLQKAGYTTGFTGKWHMGGETDEPRPGFNRWVSFRGQGVYENPTFNIDGQQVKREGYVTDLITDYSVDFIKQNRNRPFFLYMSHKAVHASFVPAPRHKGKYNGVTVPKPASFYNTEENYRGKPDWVRRQRKSWHGVDGMYNHTTDFDQFYRDYCETVLGVDDSIGRLMETLEEAGLADDTLVIFMGDNGFLFGEHGLIDKRCMYEPSMRVPMLAHCPALTGKNSTRTEMVLNIDIGPTILDAAGIQIPQSMHGRSFLPLIHGEKPQWRTEFLYEYFWERAYAQTPTVLGLRTDRYAYMRHQGVWDVYELYDVEKDPDEMVNLLGHVRETSEPNDVLTLLKEPELRNLVNDLEKRMFGIIRETGGRIDPTWKG, encoded by the coding sequence ATGAACAGTCATCATGGTTCGAGCCCGGGGAACACGTTCAGCCGGAGAAATTTCATGAAAGTCGCCGGAGCGGCTGCTGCTGCCTCGCCGCTTGTCGCGGGAGCACAATCCTCACGGCGGAACATCGTTTTCGTTCTCATCGACGATCTCAGGTATGATGCCATGGGATTCATGGGACATCCTGTGCTCAGGACACCCCACATTGATCGTCTGGCAGGGAACGGCGTCCATCTCAAAAATGCTTTCGTGACTACATCCCTCTGCTCGCCGAGCAGGGCGTCGATCCTCACCGGTCTCTATGCGCACGAGCACCAGATTCTCGATAATTCAACCCGTCTGCCCGATTCGACGATCACCTTTCCGAAACTGCTCCAGAAAGCTGGCTACACGACCGGATTTACCGGGAAATGGCATATGGGCGGCGAGACCGATGAGCCCCGGCCCGGGTTCAACCGCTGGGTGTCGTTCAGGGGACAGGGAGTGTACGAAAACCCGACCTTCAACATCGACGGACAGCAGGTGAAACGCGAGGGATATGTTACCGACCTCATAACCGATTATTCGGTGGACTTCATCAAACAGAACAGGAACCGCCCGTTTTTCCTCTACATGTCGCACAAGGCGGTGCATGCAAGCTTTGTCCCGGCGCCCCGTCACAAAGGGAAATACAACGGCGTTACAGTCCCCAAGCCGGCTTCGTTTTACAACACCGAGGAAAACTACCGGGGGAAGCCCGACTGGGTCCGCCGTCAACGCAAGAGCTGGCACGGTGTCGACGGGATGTACAACCATACGACCGATTTCGACCAGTTTTACCGGGATTACTGCGAGACGGTGCTCGGGGTGGACGACAGCATCGGCCGTCTCATGGAAACGCTCGAAGAGGCCGGGCTTGCGGACGACACCCTCGTCATCTTCATGGGCGACAACGGATTCCTGTTCGGCGAGCACGGGCTCATCGACAAGCGGTGCATGTACGAGCCTTCCATGCGCGTTCCCATGCTGGCGCACTGTCCCGCGCTTACCGGGAAAAATTCAACCCGCACCGAGATGGTGCTCAATATCGATATTGGGCCGACAATCCTCGATGCCGCGGGGATTCAGATACCCCAGTCCATGCACGGACGGTCTTTTCTGCCGCTCATCCATGGCGAAAAACCGCAATGGCGCACCGAATTCCTCTACGAATACTTCTGGGAGCGCGCGTATGCCCAGACACCGACCGTGCTCGGCCTCAGAACGGACAGGTACGCGTACATGCGCCATCAGGGAGTCTGGGATGTGTATGAGCTGTACGATGTCGAGAAAGACCCCGACGAGATGGTCAATCTCCTCGGCCATGTTCGCGAAACTTCCGAGCCCAACGACGTGCTCACCCTGCTCAAAGAGCCGGAGCTCAGGAATCTCGTGAACGACCTCGAAAAGAGAATGTTCGGTATCATCAGGGAAACAGGAGGCCGTATCGATCCGACATGGAAGGGGTAA
- a CDS encoding TIGR04076 family protein — translation MNKVKITVVKRLDFNEIHSGSNLPCSTDLAPVCEVFSEGQEFVTDMTTVPEGFCTFAFVDLARYMSGLRAGADYHWMNEKGKVLACCTDGFRPVVFCLERIEE, via the coding sequence ATGAACAAGGTAAAAATCACCGTCGTCAAACGTCTCGATTTCAATGAGATTCATTCCGGCTCGAATCTTCCCTGTTCGACTGATCTCGCCCCGGTTTGCGAGGTGTTTTCAGAGGGACAGGAATTTGTCACCGACATGACCACTGTGCCCGAAGGCTTCTGCACCTTTGCGTTTGTGGACCTTGCGCGGTATATGAGCGGTCTTAGGGCTGGCGCCGACTATCACTGGATGAACGAAAAAGGGAAAGTGCTGGCCTGCTGCACCGATGGTTTCAGACCGGTCGTTTTCTGCCTTGAACGTATCGAGGAGTGA
- a CDS encoding response regulator produces MNILVIDDDIRSLEIMSFAFDLLGLPHQAFSDPREAVEAYKRGNFDVVVSDFSMPEMTGLDVFRTVKEHDPQVKVIILTGYPFETTAMKEIREKAYAFFHKPFEINIFMNAINAIGND; encoded by the coding sequence ATGAACATTCTTGTGATCGACGATGATATCCGTTCGCTTGAAATCATGAGTTTCGCGTTTGATCTTCTGGGGCTTCCTCACCAGGCGTTTTCTGATCCTCGTGAAGCGGTTGAGGCATATAAAAGGGGGAATTTCGATGTCGTCGTATCGGATTTCTCCATGCCCGAGATGACCGGTCTCGATGTGTTCAGGACTGTCAAAGAGCACGACCCTCAGGTAAAAGTGATAATACTGACAGGATATCCCTTTGAAACGACGGCCATGAAAGAAATCAGGGAAAAAGCATATGCCTTTTTTCATAAACCATTTGAAATCAACATATTCATGAATGCTATAAATGCCATAGGGAACGATTGA
- a CDS encoding T9SS type A sorting domain-containing protein — translation MKTVKSCILLLAVMMIAAPVFSLDYGTMVPLRFGTTENVTLWKTDWSPDGKWIAFGGDEDIWIVSTETGEMKNLTADIDDRCSVPEFTPDGSAVTYSRMIVDSETKQARCKIESIDIDSEKRMTFMNEAFAGTLSQDGSLFVYIYWPDPEKKENMTYAVYDFGTQSPINLGIDFHNGEPIFNFGHSSISPDNTNFVTTLIEPSENRDASNMHAFYRIFFDGRAPEMILNDADPWYPKYSPDSKWILYTRHDYTDMDTARNLPARDMYVFNTETGESTNLLPDNPYGSLCGSWSPDGSKICYILDKNGEYELYIRNFEFYTPVDDGLQLGVDEQSPMPFALRGNYPNPFNPTTTIEFSLPDAGQVNLTVYNAAGQKIRDLVSGMVNTGVHSVVWNGRDNTGAPVSAGVYFSRLEMNGQTATGRMILVK, via the coding sequence TTGAAAACTGTTAAATCGTGTATTCTGCTCCTCGCGGTCATGATGATCGCCGCCCCTGTTTTTTCGCTCGACTATGGCACCATGGTTCCGCTCCGGTTCGGGACGACCGAGAATGTTACTTTGTGGAAAACAGACTGGTCGCCAGACGGGAAATGGATTGCATTCGGGGGGGATGAGGATATATGGATCGTTTCTACCGAAACCGGCGAAATGAAAAATCTCACTGCCGATATCGACGATCGTTGCAGTGTTCCGGAATTTACCCCTGATGGGAGCGCAGTCACATATTCAAGGATGATCGTCGATTCGGAAACGAAACAGGCGCGATGCAAAATAGAAAGTATCGACATCGATTCCGAAAAACGCATGACGTTCATGAACGAGGCATTCGCCGGTACACTGTCACAGGATGGTTCCCTGTTCGTTTATATTTACTGGCCCGATCCGGAAAAAAAAGAGAACATGACCTATGCAGTATACGATTTCGGAACTCAAAGTCCCATAAACCTCGGTATCGATTTTCATAACGGAGAGCCGATTTTTAATTTTGGTCATTCGTCAATCAGCCCCGATAATACCAATTTCGTGACCACACTCATTGAGCCTTCGGAAAACAGGGATGCAAGTAATATGCATGCATTCTACAGGATTTTTTTTGATGGACGAGCGCCGGAAATGATACTTAACGACGCTGATCCGTGGTATCCGAAGTATTCGCCCGACAGTAAGTGGATACTGTACACACGTCATGACTATACCGACATGGACACTGCACGGAACCTGCCCGCCCGCGACATGTATGTCTTTAACACCGAAACGGGTGAATCAACGAATCTCCTTCCGGACAATCCCTATGGCAGCCTCTGTGGAAGCTGGTCCCCGGATGGAAGTAAAATCTGCTATATTCTCGATAAAAACGGGGAGTATGAACTCTATATCCGTAATTTTGAATTTTATACTCCGGTCGACGATGGCCTTCAGCTCGGTGTCGATGAACAATCACCTATGCCGTTCGCACTTCGCGGTAATTACCCGAACCCGTTCAACCCGACAACGACCATCGAATTTTCGCTGCCCGATGCCGGACAGGTCAACCTTACAGTCTACAATGCGGCCGGCCAGAAAATCCGTGACCTCGTGTCCGGTATGGTGAATACCGGCGTTCATTCTGTAGTCTGGAACGGCCGTGACAATACGGGTGCCCCTGTTTCCGCCGGCGTATATTTTTCGAGGCTCGAAATGAACGGGCAGACAGCGACCGGAAGAATGATACTCGTGAAATGA
- a CDS encoding T9SS type A sorting domain-containing protein produces the protein MKPVTICMLSVVIIVAVLTGFALADKYGTPVSTGGNSFKSVTAIDWSPDGKWIAMAVQGKSIIIHAEQDASTSDIWIVPTEEGTAINLTKNDPAQGIYTGCFGWPDFTYDSSEVTFTKMFDVFDGDDRRQEFTIEGINITTGEKRVILGKNSNLGYWNNDGRYMVYIDMTDRPVIENQDEFEFRVVEYDTGSEVYASTFPGDAWPRFGFGISSISHDNTHFLTSLYEKEDTDIDDEWALYKIPFDGGAPVLLVSQGSPLYPVYSPDGKWILYTNWWLKNYGGTNYGPYPDQFAQLCVYNVETGEVTTLLPDCPYWNYYGCWSPDGRQICYILRNKDTSELRILDFEFAEEELQLDVEDNAPVDFALKGNYPNPFNPSTTIEFSLHDAGQVTLSVYNAAGQKIRTLVSGSMSSGIHSVVWNGCDDAGIQVSAGIYFSRLEMNGAAETSKMILMK, from the coding sequence ATGAAACCGGTCACTATATGTATGCTTTCCGTCGTAATCATTGTTGCGGTCCTCACCGGATTCGCTCTGGCGGACAAGTACGGAACTCCCGTATCCACCGGCGGGAATAGCTTCAAATCCGTTACCGCAATTGACTGGTCTCCCGATGGCAAATGGATTGCGATGGCGGTGCAGGGGAAAAGTATCATTATTCACGCAGAACAGGATGCCTCCACAAGCGATATCTGGATTGTCCCCACCGAGGAAGGCACCGCGATCAACCTTACGAAAAACGATCCCGCACAGGGGATTTACACTGGTTGTTTCGGCTGGCCGGATTTTACATACGACAGCAGCGAAGTAACCTTCACAAAAATGTTCGATGTGTTCGATGGGGATGATCGCAGACAGGAATTTACCATAGAAGGCATCAATATCACCACCGGCGAAAAACGTGTTATCCTGGGGAAAAACTCAAATCTCGGGTATTGGAACAATGACGGGCGGTATATGGTTTATATCGACATGACGGACAGGCCGGTGATAGAGAATCAGGATGAATTTGAATTCAGAGTGGTGGAATATGACACCGGCAGCGAAGTATATGCCAGCACGTTTCCGGGAGATGCATGGCCCCGGTTCGGATTTGGGATTTCAAGTATCAGCCATGACAATACACACTTTCTTACATCGCTCTATGAAAAAGAGGACACCGATATCGATGACGAGTGGGCACTTTACAAGATTCCATTCGACGGTGGCGCTCCCGTGCTGCTCGTATCGCAGGGATCGCCGTTATATCCGGTATATTCTCCTGACGGGAAATGGATTTTATATACGAACTGGTGGCTGAAAAATTATGGGGGTACCAATTACGGACCTTATCCGGACCAGTTCGCCCAGCTCTGTGTCTACAATGTCGAAACGGGGGAAGTGACCACACTGCTCCCTGATTGTCCTTACTGGAATTACTATGGGTGCTGGTCTCCGGACGGCAGGCAGATATGTTACATTCTTCGAAACAAAGACACCTCTGAACTGCGCATTCTCGATTTCGAGTTTGCGGAGGAAGAATTGCAGCTGGATGTCGAGGATAATGCTCCGGTGGACTTTGCCCTGAAAGGCAACTACCCGAATCCGTTCAATCCCTCGACGACCATTGAATTCTCGCTGCACGATGCCGGACAGGTAACGCTTTCCGTCTACAACGCAGCGGGTCAGAAAATTCGTACCCTTGTTTCAGGGTCCATGAGTTCCGGTATTCATTCGGTTGTCTGGAACGGCTGTGATGATGCGGGCATTCAGGTTTCGGCCGGTATATATTTTTCGAGGCTCGAAATGAACGGTGCTGCTGAAACCAGCAAGATGATACTCATGAAATAA
- a CDS encoding sigma-70 family RNA polymerase sigma factor codes for MKNDTALFSDKDILYSVRDGNAEHFDILVNRYKDRLLNFVFRFTNDYQTSEDIVQETFLRVFTKCGEYRAIAHFSTWLFTIAGNLAKSELRRRKRWKYLVIDADNDNQVKYDIPDPHMKPDQIAAFRILDEKVQEAIDTLNMKYKEILILRDIDGMSYQQISEITGLQVGTIKSRVSRARKRLQRKLKGHSPSDELFQWNVPLPRYEGVEQPVYI; via the coding sequence ATGAAAAACGATACTGCACTGTTTTCGGATAAAGACATTCTGTACAGTGTCAGAGACGGAAATGCCGAACATTTCGATATACTGGTCAACCGGTACAAAGACCGCCTTCTTAATTTCGTATTCCGTTTCACCAATGATTACCAGACTTCGGAAGACATTGTGCAGGAGACGTTTTTACGGGTATTCACAAAGTGCGGTGAGTACAGGGCTATCGCGCATTTTTCAACATGGCTTTTCACTATTGCGGGAAACCTTGCCAAAAGCGAGCTCAGGCGAAGAAAACGGTGGAAATACCTCGTCATCGATGCGGATAATGACAATCAGGTAAAATACGATATCCCCGATCCCCATATGAAACCTGACCAGATAGCCGCTTTCAGAATTCTCGATGAGAAGGTACAGGAAGCCATCGATACCTTAAATATGAAATATAAAGAAATTCTCATTCTCCGCGATATCGACGGTATGAGTTATCAACAGATTTCAGAAATTACCGGTCTCCAGGTCGGTACGATTAAATCGCGGGTAAGCAGAGCCCGTAAGAGACTGCAACGGAAGCTCAAGGGGCATTCCCCCAGCGATGAGCTTTTCCAGTGGAATGTCCCGCTGCCGAGGTATGAAGGTGTCGAACAGCCCGTGTATATTTAA
- a CDS encoding sigma-54 dependent transcriptional regulator: MNILLVDDEPLVRDSLAVFLEDILGHRVLQCDNAREAIDLFKNNPVPLVLTDIRMPEMDGLEFLRNLKALREAQNTLIVIITGFGDMKSAIQALRAGAYDYLQKPVNVDELAAVVNRIADHLSLRHEYNELTHRFEEKVAEATRETVSKLSSLREAYAEIVGIGRIGVFSDEMRHVVTMAEQLHGDRSVPVLIEGETGTGKEVVARLVHYGKGDETAPFVSINCSAISPTLFESELFGYEGGSFTGSRKEGMKGKLESAQGGTIFLDEIGDLPIELQPKLLRCLQEREMYRVGGFKKIILDVRFICATNRDLARLVEENSFRRDLYYRLNMGRMFIPPLRERKQAIAPLAQMFLEQYAREKKRRFRFISKETVKILENHSWPGNVRELQNAIERVVILYDDIEIRPHHIRFLLSDTEKTPELDSVLLDPDTLCLPADCLDLQSLENTIIKKALAMFEGNKTKAAAYLGMTRSALRGKLRKLL, from the coding sequence ATGAACATTCTGCTCGTTGACGACGAACCCCTTGTCAGAGACTCTCTGGCCGTTTTTCTTGAGGATATACTCGGACACCGGGTTTTACAGTGTGATAACGCGCGGGAAGCTATCGATCTCTTTAAAAACAATCCGGTTCCCCTTGTTCTGACCGATATCCGTATGCCGGAGATGGATGGACTCGAGTTCCTCCGTAACCTGAAAGCTCTTCGGGAGGCTCAGAATACCCTTATCGTCATCATTACCGGGTTCGGAGACATGAAATCGGCGATTCAAGCTCTCCGTGCCGGCGCCTATGACTATCTCCAGAAGCCGGTCAATGTCGACGAGCTCGCTGCCGTCGTCAACCGTATAGCCGACCATCTGTCCTTACGGCATGAGTACAATGAGCTGACACACCGGTTTGAAGAAAAAGTTGCGGAAGCAACCCGTGAAACCGTATCAAAGCTCAGCAGCCTGAGAGAGGCATATGCAGAGATCGTCGGCATAGGCAGAATCGGTGTTTTTTCCGATGAAATGCGTCATGTCGTGACCATGGCGGAACAACTCCACGGGGACCGTTCCGTTCCGGTGCTCATCGAGGGTGAAACCGGAACCGGGAAAGAGGTTGTCGCCCGCCTGGTACATTATGGAAAAGGAGATGAGACCGCACCGTTCGTATCAATCAACTGTTCGGCTATTTCACCTACTCTTTTTGAAAGCGAGCTGTTCGGGTACGAGGGCGGTTCATTCACCGGTTCACGGAAAGAGGGCATGAAGGGCAAACTCGAATCGGCGCAGGGCGGCACGATATTCCTCGATGAAATCGGCGATCTTCCGATCGAGCTCCAGCCCAAACTGTTACGGTGCCTCCAGGAACGGGAAATGTACCGTGTCGGGGGATTCAAAAAAATCATACTCGATGTCCGCTTTATCTGCGCCACCAACCGTGACCTGGCAAGGCTTGTCGAGGAAAACTCGTTCAGACGGGATCTCTATTACCGTCTCAACATGGGCAGAATGTTTATCCCACCGCTCCGTGAGCGGAAACAGGCCATAGCCCCTCTGGCGCAGATGTTCCTCGAACAGTATGCCCGCGAAAAAAAGCGTAGATTCAGGTTTATATCGAAGGAAACGGTAAAAATTCTCGAAAACCATTCCTGGCCCGGTAATGTCCGCGAGCTTCAGAATGCCATTGAACGGGTGGTAATCCTCTATGACGATATTGAAATCAGACCGCACCATATCCGGTTTCTCCTCTCCGATACGGAAAAAACACCCGAACTCGATAGTGTACTGCTCGATCCGGATACACTGTGCCTCCCTGCGGATTGTCTCGATCTTCAGAGCCTCGAAAACACCATTATCAAAAAAGCGCTTGCCATGTTCGAAGGGAATAAAACAAAAGCAGCAGCCTACCTCGGCATGACACGGAGCGCTCTTCGCGGAAAGCTCAGGAAACTTCTGTGA
- a CDS encoding thiamine pyrophosphate-dependent enzyme, with the protein METNIFDSGVRDMAWCPGCGNFGIRNAIMKALTELGIEPRNLVMVSGIGQAAKMPHYLRCNTFNGLHGRALPPATGIKASNPGLTVIAESGDGDMYGEGGNHFMSTIRRNPDITNIVHDNMVYGLTKGQASPTSPRGFVTPVQVNGVILEPFNPLAVAVALDASFVARAFSGDMDKTVDILKKAITHKGYALVDILHPCVSFNKINTFAWFREHTYYLDDSHDFHDRNAAFTRATEKGRLPLGILYENPDKPTFEESLAVYQDSASPIIKRELNMEKLSELIDSKQ; encoded by the coding sequence ATGGAAACGAATATATTTGACAGCGGCGTCAGGGATATGGCATGGTGCCCCGGGTGCGGCAATTTCGGAATACGGAACGCCATTATGAAAGCCCTGACGGAACTCGGTATCGAACCCCGCAACCTCGTCATGGTATCCGGTATCGGGCAGGCGGCGAAAATGCCGCACTACCTGAGATGCAACACGTTCAACGGCCTCCACGGCAGGGCGCTTCCTCCCGCGACTGGGATAAAAGCGTCGAATCCCGGCCTTACGGTCATCGCTGAGAGCGGCGACGGCGACATGTACGGCGAGGGCGGCAACCACTTCATGAGCACCATCCGGAGAAATCCCGATATCACGAATATAGTCCACGACAACATGGTATACGGCCTCACAAAGGGGCAGGCATCTCCCACGAGTCCGAGAGGGTTTGTCACGCCGGTTCAGGTGAACGGGGTCATTCTCGAGCCGTTCAATCCGCTCGCGGTCGCGGTGGCGCTCGATGCTTCGTTCGTTGCACGGGCATTCAGCGGGGACATGGACAAGACGGTGGATATTCTCAAAAAGGCGATTACCCACAAAGGCTACGCCCTCGTCGATATTCTCCACCCCTGCGTTTCGTTCAACAAGATCAATACCTTCGCATGGTTCAGGGAACACACCTATTATCTCGATGATTCCCACGATTTCCACGACCGGAATGCGGCGTTCACACGGGCGACCGAAAAGGGGCGGCTTCCCCTCGGCATCCTGTATGAAAACCCGGACAAGCCAACATTCGAGGAAAGCCTTGCTGTCTACCAGGACAGCGCCAGCCCCATCATAAAACGCGAGCTCAACATGGAAAAGCTCAGCGAACTGATCGATTCGAAACAGTGA